The DNA segment AAAAATTAACATTACCAATGAAAACTGTTTATAAACCCTGTATACATGATATtcacattataaaataaaggtTTCGTCAATAATATTAAACTTACATTGATTTAAAGTAATGTATTTCAGGAATTTCAGGATCAAATAAAATATCCGAACAGCCTTCAATGTTTGTAAGACATCTGAAGCGACCTATAAAACGCAACAACTCAGTTCAGCTAAGAAACTAACTTATTTTCAGCTAATTAGTCTAAATAAAACTTACCATTACCCCACTCAATTCTCCATAGCTTTAGTACACAGACAACAACATTTGCAGTTGTAGAAGACCAGTATTCATATAACTTCTCAGCAAGAGATCCATAAGCAACACACTTAACTTGCGTGAAACTGCAAAGAATTTAAAGAATTCTGTTATCTAATCTGAATTGCTGTAAacagaaaacattaaaatctatAGCACACACTCAATATTTATTACGGAGAACCGAATGCTGGGTTGATTTCCATGATTAAACTGGTTTGCTTGCGCTTCGGGGAAATCTTGGATATCACCTACTTCAACCAAAGCTCCACATAGGCCTAGATTGTACATatgaaaaaacataaacataaggaaACCATACTATAATTTTGATACTAATAAAACTTGTCTTAAATAAAGGATAGAATTACCAATACAAAACTTAGGATGGTATAGACCACGGAGGATGGTTTTGTAACTCGCACAAAAGAGAAAGTTACACTCGGTGATAGGCTGAATCTTCGTAACCACGGAGTCATGAGTGAGGTTGATATGGTATTTGCTCCTTGTTGTTCGAATCAATCCAGAAGCatgaattagtttaaaatctaAGATCTCAAACCAATCACCTTCGTCAAGATTGATTTCATACGGCAATACCACACCCCAAGGAAAAGTTGCTTCAATCATTGAACCCTATTAAAATACGTTAAACAATACATCAGAACACTATATGATAAAACAATAAACTTAATTAGTAAATAGAGTACTCACTTTTTCATCTCCAAAAACCATACATGTATTGGGTCGAATTAAACCAAAAGGTGACATCCATGTTCTGACTATCTTGACACGAATTGCAGGCTGCTTTTTGCCTGGAACCAAGGCGGTCAAACATGCGTAGGTCAACATCTAGAATCAAAGGTAAgctgttttgttttttgctatTGTATGAGTTATAGAATTAGTTTCAAAGACCTAATATACTACCGATGCTaccatatatttgatataattgACTTGGGACgctaatttcattaatatagaACGTGCATAACAATATAGACACACTATATATTATACCTTTATATAGTAA comes from the Brassica oleracea var. oleracea cultivar TO1000 unplaced genomic scaffold, BOL UnpScaffold02674, whole genome shotgun sequence genome and includes:
- the LOC106321714 gene encoding uncharacterized protein LOC106321714 codes for the protein MLTYACLTALVPGKKQPAIRVKIVRTWMSPFGLIRPNTCMVFGDEKGSMIEATFPWGVVLPYEINLDEGDWFEILDFKLIHASGLIRTTRSKYHINLTHDSVVTKIQPITECNFLFCASYKTILRGLYHPKFCIGLCGALVEVGDIQDFPEAQANQFNHGNQPSIRFTQVKCVAYGSLAEKLYEYWSSTTANVVVCVLKLWRIEWGN